The Kribbella shirazensis genomic interval GTGCTCGGCGTCCTGATGGCACACGCCTCCCGGAACTTCCCGCAGATCGCGGCGGTCGTCCTCAACGGCGGCTTCGCACTCCCCGACCAGGTGCAACGCCTCATCGAGGGCCTCGGCGTCACGCTGCCGATCATCGAGACCGGGCTCGGTACGCAGGCCACCTCCGCCAAGCTGACCGCCGTTCGCGGCCGGCTGACCAAGGACGCGCCGCGCAAGATCGACACCGCGCTGGCGCTGTTCGACCAGTACGTCGACGGTACGGCGCTGCTCGACCAGCTCGCGCTCGCCCGGAGCAGTGCGGTGACGCCGCTGATGTTCGAGCACCAACTGGTCGACCGGGCGGTCTCCGATCGCCGGCACATCGTGTTGCCCGAAGGCGACGAGGAGCGGATCCTGCGCGCGGCCGACGTCCTGCTGCGCCGTGGTGTCGCGGACCTGACGCTGCTCGGCGATCCGACCACGATCAGCGCGAAGGCGGCGTCGCTCGGCGTGGACGTGGCCGCGGCCCGCGTCGTACACCCGGAGAACAGCGACCTTGCGGAGCAGTTCGCCGCCGAGTACCACCGGCTGCGGCAGCACCGGGGCGTCGACCTCGACCGTGCCCGCGAGCTGGTCCGGGACGTGTCGTACTTCGGCACGATGATGGTCCAGCTGGGTCTCGCGGACGGGATGGTGTCGGGCGCGGTCCACACCACCGCGCACACGATCCGGCCGGCGCTCGAGGTGGTCAAGACGGTGCCGGACGTCTCCGTGGTCTCGTCGGTGTTCTTCATGTGCCTGCAGAACCAGGTCCTCGTGTACGGCGACTGCGCGGTGAACCCGGATCCGACCGTGGAGCAGCTCGCGGACATCGCGATCTCGTCGGCCGCGACCGCGGTGGCGTTCGGGGTCGACCCGCGGGTCGCGATGCTGTCGTACTCGACCGGCACGTCCGGCGCCGGCACCGACGTCGAAAAGGTGTCCAAGGCAACCACCATCGTCCGCGAACGCGCACCGCATCTCCTGGTCGAGGGACCGATCCAGTACGACGCCGCGATCGACAGCGCGGTGGCACGGACGAAGCTGCCCGACTCCCCCGTCGCCGGCCGGGCCACGGTCTTCGTCTTCCCGGACCTGAACACCGGCAACAACACGTACAAGGCAGTCCAGCGCTCGGCGAACGCGGTCGCGGTCGGCCCGGTCCTGCAGGGTCTGCGGAAGCCGGTCAACGACCTGTCCCGCGGAGCGACGGTCCGCGACATCATCAACACGGTCGCGATCACCGCGATCCAGGCCCAGCAGGGAGCAGCCCGATGAGCGAGCACGTGCTGGTGATCAACGCGGGATCGTCATCGCTCAAGTACAGCCTGATGGACACAGGCTCGGGCGACGCCGTCGCGAGCGGGCTGGTCGAGAAGATCGGTGAGGACCAGAGCCATCACGTGCATCACGGGCCGTCGGGGGATGCCGAGGACGATCAGGCCGTGGCCGATCACGAGGCCGCGCTGGAGGCCGCGGTCCGGGCGTTCGAGAAGCACGGTCCTGCACTCGACTCGGTGGACATCGTCGCGGTCGGGCATCGTGTCGTGCACGGCGGTGACAGGTTCGCGGAGCCTGCGCTGGTGGACAACGACCTGATCGCGGCGGTGAACGACCTCGTGCCGCTCGCTCCGTTGCACAACCCCGCGAATCTCGAGGGCATCGAGGTCGCCCGGCGCCTCTTCCCTGACCTTCCGCATGTCGCCGTCTTCGACACCGCGTTCCATCAGACGTTGCCGCCGTACGCCTACACCTACGCGGTGCCGGCGTCCTGGCTGGACGACTACGGCATCAGGAGGTACGGGTTCCACGGCACGTCGCACGCCTTCGTGTCCGAGCAGGCGGCACGGCTGCTCGACCGCGATCCCGGCGAGGTGAACGTGATCGTGCTGCACCTCGGCAACGGGTGCTCCGCGACCGCCGTCCGCGCGGGGAAGTCCGTCGACACGTCGATGGGCATGACGCCGCTGGAGGGCCTGGTCATGGGAACGCGGTCAGGTGACCTCGATCCGGCGATCCACGGGCATCTCGCGCGCGTCGCGGACCGGACCGCCGAGGAGACAGACCGCGCGCTCAACAAGGAGTCCGGGCTGAAGGGCCTGACCGGCGTCAACGACTTCCGTGAGGTGTCGCGGCGCCGGGCGGACGGTGACGAGTCGGCGCAGCTCGCGTTCGACGTGTACTGCTACCGGCTCAAGAAGTACATCGGCGCGTACTACGCCGTACTCGGGACCGTCGACGCGATCGTCTTCACCGCGGGCGTCGGCCAGAACTCCGCGGAGGTCCGCGCCGCCGCCCTCGACGGACTGGAGTCGCTCGGCATCCACCTCGACCCGGCGCGCAACGCCGACCTCGGCGGAGTTCTGGCCGGCGCGTTCGTCTCCACCGACGACAGCCCGGTCGCGGTGCTGGTCATCCCCACCAACGAGGAGTGGCAGATCGCCCGCCAGGCCGTGGAGGTGCTGAGCCGGTAGCTCACCTGCTGATCGTCTGCGCCGCCTCCGCCAGCTCGGCGAGCCGGTGAGCGCGGGCGGACTCCGCCGGTGTGAACGGCTCGCCCGGCCGGCTGAAGACGAACAGCCCGGTCCACGGTGACGGGACCTTCAGGATCGTGCCGTCGTACGGCAACTGGCCGGCCAACGTCGCCCGGTCGGTGACCAGGTGCGCACCGAGGAGCTCGGCGACCGCGTGCGGGAGTTCGGCCGGGTCCGCGACGACCCGCGCCGACAGGCTCAGCGCCTTCGTCTGTCCGTCGACCAGCGCCAGCGCGGTCGTCGGCCAGACGTGCGTCTCACGTCCACCGCCCGCCTCGACAGCGTCCTCCAGGTCGGCGGCCGTGATCCCGTCCGGTGTCGAGACCACCAGCTCGTCGCGTACTCCGTTGTCGACCGGATGGACGTGCAGCCCCAGGATGTTGGTCTCCAGGTCGGCGAGCCGCCGGGTGATGTGCTCCAGCGATCCCGCGCGGTCGTCGAGCGTCACACGGATCCGCCACAGCGTCCCGATCCCCTGCCGCGGCCGGACCTTCGGTGCATGCAGCCACGACCGCAGCAGCCGCATCGTCGACGGCTCGACGACCCAGATCACCAGCGCCGTCGTCACACTCGCGAGCACGGCGACAGAGATCAGGTACGGCGGATGCGCGGCCAGCACCACCGCGTGCAGCGCCAGCTCCACCGGGGCGATCGCCACCAGCTTCGCCAGCGTCAACCGCAACCGCCGTGGTCGCGGCAAACGTCCACACACCTCACAGGCGGTCCCACCGGTGAGCGTCGTACGCAACGAGTCCATGCCACACAGAATCCCCGGCCAAGATTGCCCAGCTGTTGCACCGGTGTGACGTTTGCTCAGGCCCGGTCGGCGGTCAGTTCTTCGGCGATGCGGTTGCCGATGACCAGGCAGGCGGTGGCGGCCGGCGACGGTGCGTTGAGGACGTGCAGGGCGCGGCCGTCGCGGAGGAACAGGAAATCGTCGACGAGCTTGCCGTCGCGGGTCACGGCCTGGGCGCGGACGCCGGCGCCGGAACGCCGGACGTCGGCGACCTGCAGCTCGGGAAGCATCC includes:
- the pta gene encoding phosphate acetyltransferase — translated: MGSSVYVASVEGTTGKSTVALGLLHQLARRVGRVAVFRPIVRADTATHGGRDYVLELLISQDAVDQSYDDGVGVTYDDVHEDPDAALDTIVQRYHAVAEHADAVLIVGSDYTDVGTPTEFSFNAKIAANLGAPVLLVLNGFGRTPNEVRAIADMAATELAANHGALFAVIANRVDEGDGAPLVAALDGIGAPAFAIPEEPVLNQPLVADLLGPIDGRLVSGDPQLLTREVTGLMIAGMTMPNVLDRLFDGAAVVTAGDRPEVVLGVLMAHASRNFPQIAAVVLNGGFALPDQVQRLIEGLGVTLPIIETGLGTQATSAKLTAVRGRLTKDAPRKIDTALALFDQYVDGTALLDQLALARSSAVTPLMFEHQLVDRAVSDRRHIVLPEGDEERILRAADVLLRRGVADLTLLGDPTTISAKAASLGVDVAAARVVHPENSDLAEQFAAEYHRLRQHRGVDLDRARELVRDVSYFGTMMVQLGLADGMVSGAVHTTAHTIRPALEVVKTVPDVSVVSSVFFMCLQNQVLVYGDCAVNPDPTVEQLADIAISSAATAVAFGVDPRVAMLSYSTGTSGAGTDVEKVSKATTIVRERAPHLLVEGPIQYDAAIDSAVARTKLPDSPVAGRATVFVFPDLNTGNNTYKAVQRSANAVAVGPVLQGLRKPVNDLSRGATVRDIINTVAITAIQAQQGAAR
- a CDS encoding acetate/propionate family kinase yields the protein MSEHVLVINAGSSSLKYSLMDTGSGDAVASGLVEKIGEDQSHHVHHGPSGDAEDDQAVADHEAALEAAVRAFEKHGPALDSVDIVAVGHRVVHGGDRFAEPALVDNDLIAAVNDLVPLAPLHNPANLEGIEVARRLFPDLPHVAVFDTAFHQTLPPYAYTYAVPASWLDDYGIRRYGFHGTSHAFVSEQAARLLDRDPGEVNVIVLHLGNGCSATAVRAGKSVDTSMGMTPLEGLVMGTRSGDLDPAIHGHLARVADRTAEETDRALNKESGLKGLTGVNDFREVSRRRADGDESAQLAFDVYCYRLKKYIGAYYAVLGTVDAIVFTAGVGQNSAEVRAAALDGLESLGIHLDPARNADLGGVLAGAFVSTDDSPVAVLVIPTNEEWQIARQAVEVLSR
- a CDS encoding amino acid-binding protein, giving the protein MDSLRTTLTGGTACEVCGRLPRPRRLRLTLAKLVAIAPVELALHAVVLAAHPPYLISVAVLASVTTALVIWVVEPSTMRLLRSWLHAPKVRPRQGIGTLWRIRVTLDDRAGSLEHITRRLADLETNILGLHVHPVDNGVRDELVVSTPDGITAADLEDAVEAGGGRETHVWPTTALALVDGQTKALSLSARVVADPAELPHAVAELLGAHLVTDRATLAGQLPYDGTILKVPSPWTGLFVFSRPGEPFTPAESARAHRLAELAEAAQTISR